In Metopolophium dirhodum isolate CAU chromosome 7, ASM1992520v1, whole genome shotgun sequence, one genomic interval encodes:
- the LOC132948407 gene encoding protein maelstrom homolog: MAPKKKVYNGYSVFMMETRQKLMNQGVKVSMADMSEYCKKDWEEMPKEMKEKYNLKGKKMKNEAKVGKYTSIGENIEDVKKQSDESKSQKDAMYSYIDVLLSMQPASYYLPKQKFILIHINSYTCEKEGFYFPAEISMAEFSLEKGLIRMFHQLVGFDQVRTNAPRAPTADINNHAANNHKINVFSMFPNNYSEILLKMIGFIMNKEVDVSVLNDLALDMPPVYTAHTPIENELMITSTSLSKLFASAVRDAGRTDFTDIIRVYHLDKLFMKLKNACYKVKHPDTDDLALPSVAMATDSLSKDVLSTIKTIGCNFHEKLEHIHGCSNYFVCKWINILSAHCCRYIDIELVSGCHYNFDLSKTESPFEEHFDKMNISNFAANYSDKEINKPNTLEANSFPALEGKLATVIQKPIWNKPEYKANTNSKTITNKEDNFPPLGDSKSIQINAPVPVINSWCKNAGRGRGIISQVQSINQNQLNANSKLTSKGRGLSSDRNK; the protein is encoded by the exons ATGGCTCCTAAAAAGAAAGTTTACAATGGCTATTCAGTATTCATGATGGAGACTCGACAGAAATTAATGAATCAAGGGGTTAAAGTAAGCATGGCTGATATGTCAGAGTATTGCAAAAAAGATTGGGAAGAAATGCCTAAAGAGATGAAagaaaagtataatttaaaaggCAAAAAGATGAAAAATGAAGCAAAAGTAGGCAAATATACTTCAATTGGTGAAAATATAGAAGACGTTAAAAAACAATCAGATGAGAGTAAATCACAAAAAGATGCTATGTACTCATATATAGATGTATTGCTTAGCATGCAACCAGCCAGCTATTATCTTCCCAagcaaaaatttattttgattcatatAAACTCTTATACATGCGAGAAAGAAGGATTTTATTTTCCTGCCGAAATATCCATGGCTGAGTTTTCTTTAGAAAAAGGCTTGATACGCATGTTTCATCAGCTAGTTGGATTTGATCAAGTCAGGACAAATGCTCCGCGAGCTCCTACAGCAGATATTAACAATCATGCTGCtaacaatcataaaataaacgtaTTCTCAATGTTTCCCAATAATTactcagaaatattattaaaaatgattg GTTTTATAATGAACAAAGAAGTTGATGTATCTGTTCTGAATGACTTAGCATTAGACATGCCACCAGTCTATACTGCACATACACCTATTGAAAATGAACTGATGATTACTAGTACAAGTTTATCCAAGTTATTCGCTAGTGCAGTAAGGGATGCTGGAAGAACTGATTTCACTGATATTATTAGGGTTTACCATTTGGATAAACTATTTATGAAACTAAAAAATGCATGTTATAAAGTTAAACATCCAGATACAGATGATTTAGCTTTACCTTCTGTTGCTATGGCTACCGATAGTTTATCAAAAGATGTGTTAagtacaattaaaacaattggtTGTAATTTTCATGAAAAACTTGAACACATTCATGGTTGTAGTAACTATTTTGTATGTAAGTGGATAAACATTTTATCAGCTCATTGTTGTCGCTATATTGACATAGAACTTGTATCTGGTtgtcattataattttgatttatcaaaAACAGAGAGTCCATTTGaagaacattttgataaaatgaatatttctaattttgCTGCAAATTATTCAGATAAGGAAATAAATAAACCGAACACTTTAGAGGCCAATAGTTTCCCAGCGCTTGAAGGTAAATTAGCGACtgttattcaaaaaccaatATGGAATAAGCCAGAATATAAAGCAAATACAAATAGCAAAACTATTACAAATAAAGAAGACAACTTTCCTCCCCTTGGTGATTcgaaaagtattcaaataaacGCTCCTGTACCAGTAATAAACAGCTGGTGTAAGAATGCAGGTCGTGGCAGAGGTATTATTAGCCAAGTTCAAAGTATTAACCAAAACCAATTAAATGCAAACTCAAAGCTAACATCCAAAGGAAGAGGACTTTCTTCTGATAGAAATAAGTAG